In Solenopsis invicta isolate M01_SB chromosome 13, UNIL_Sinv_3.0, whole genome shotgun sequence, one DNA window encodes the following:
- the LOC105202399 gene encoding uncharacterized protein LOC105202399, translated as MKSENCVKKNHCKMNLENEIDRSINYIFKENNVEALGEESDDEEDHVLSESEVESDEFNRDNYKCSSYEIVSTENKVEQQPSTSADHPKQYVAKNNKKLRTEAHESTVTTRLPECEQIVKETKTPLEVWSLLFPDKLLEIIVTHTNEEIKQRCGFYLGQTDLSEIKAFIGLLYFAGLQGDTHKDTTKMWEEEDCTMYRTVMTRDRFIFLGSCIRFDDKTTRKDRQTADGLTAIRKIWDLFIENCTKYYTPSENCTVGEQLLEFEGKFFAKVYNGKLDAHAIKIFCLNDSKTFYMLNAIPYTGNVETKMTSVHADYVCRLSTPIYKTNRNIICNKKWLSYIDVYVMKEACSLRMISLNHVFSQKSAMVDNIQCVVYTKDLVVLNYTPEKNKSVCLISSLHKNNKTDRDTKKIISHYNSTKDGTSNFNVLCEKYSTSRKTMRWTMRLFFGMLDQGVVNSNILYNLENKNLMNKYNFTKRLVLLLTAPHMQNNLQKRLKITLNIDLNSNSMIQSIFKINSQSKLFENFREKGYCTMCNTLTMLHCILCKRPSCMNHNIKKIDCDSRQKYYFCILCGKE; from the exons atgaaaagtgaaaattgtgtaaaaaaaaatcatt GCAAAATGAATTTGGAGAATGAAATCGACAGGAGCATTAACTAcatattcaaagaaaataatgttGAGGCTTTAGGAGAAGAATCAGACGACGAAGAGGACCATGTTCTGTCGGAAAGCGAAGTTGAGAGTGATGAATTTAACCGTGACAATTACAAATGCAGTTCGTACGAAATTGTTAGTACCGAGAATAAAGTAGAGCAACAACCATCTACCAGCGCAGATCATCCGAAACAGTATGTTGCGAAAAACAACAAAAAGTTGCGTACGGAGGCTCATGAATCGACAGTCACCACACGTTTGCCTGAATGTGAACAAATagtgaaagaaacaaaaacgCCATTAGAGGTCTGGAGTTTGTTGTTTCCAGATAAATTGTTGGAGATTATAGTAACACATACTAATGAGGAAATAAAACAGAGATGTGGGTTTTATCTGGGACAGACAGATTTGTCAGAAATAAAAGCATTTATCGGTCTTTTATATTTTGCTGGACTACAAGGAGATACACATAAAGATACGACAAAAATGTGGGAAGAAGAAGATTGTACCATGTACAGAACTGTCATGACTCGTGATCGTTTCATTTTTCTGGGTTCGTGTATACGCTTCGACGACAAAACTACAAGGAAAGACAGACAAACTGCCGACGGATTGACGGCCATCAGAAAAATTTGGGACCTGTTCATCGAAAATTGTACCAAATATTATACTCCTTCGGAGAATTGTACTGTGGGTGAACAGCTTCTTGAATTTGAAGGAAAGTTTTTTGCGAAGGTTTACAACGGTAAACTTGATGcacatgcaataaaaattttctgtttaaatgattccaaaactttttatatgttAAACGCGATTCCATATACGGGCAATGTTGAAACCAAAATGACATCTGTACATGCGGATTATGTGTGTCGACTTTCAACCCCGATTTATAAAACTAACAGAAATAttatctgtaataaaaaatggcTCTCTTATATTGATGTTTATGTAATGAAAGAGGCATGTTCTCTGAGAATGATTAGTCTAAATCATGTTTTCTCTCAAAAATCTGCTATGGTTGATAATATACAATGTGTTGTTTATACTAAGGATTtagttgtattaaattatacgccagaaaaaaacaaaagtgtatGCCTTATATCGagtttgcataaaaataataaaacagatagagatactaaaaaaataatttcccaTTATAATAGTACAAAAGACGGAACCTCCAATTTTAACGTTTTGTGCGAAAAATATTCGACATCTAGAAAAACGATGCGATGGACTATGAGGCTTTTCTTTGGCATGCTCGATCAAGGAGTCGTTAAcagcaatattttatacaatctggaaaataaaaatttgatgaataaatataattttacaaaaagacTCGTATTGTTGTTAACAGCTCCTCATATGCAaaacaatttgcaaaaaagacttaaaataacattgaaCATTGATTTAAACTCTAATTCAATGATCcaaagcatttttaaaataaattcgcaATCAAAACTATTTGAAAATTTCAGAGAAAAAGGATATTGTACGATGTGCAACACATTAACTATGTTACATTGTATTCTTTGTAAACGTCCATCTTGTATGAATCACAATATCAAGAAAATCGATTGCGACTCGCgccaaaaatattacttttgtattttatgtGGTAAAGAGTga